A stretch of Mesorhizobium sp. M2A.F.Ca.ET.046.03.2.1 DNA encodes these proteins:
- a CDS encoding endonuclease/exonuclease/phosphatase family protein, with product MEIDDIKGRSLPGTVLLSIRARNARKAKATPRKRVNDTEIVVASYNVHKCIGTDRRFDPDRTARVIREISPDVIALQEADNRFGDRAGLLDLARLELETGLVPVPVSGNGKGHGWRGNVLLFKRGTVRDVHQLKLPGLEPRGALVAEIDLDEKRSLRVIAAHLGLLRRSRSEQARVVLDIMSSADERPTLLLGDLNEWRLGNRSALNTLHTTFGPTPPAVPTFPSGLPVLALDRIMGNRHGLVSGVEAHDTPLSRVASDHLPLTAFVHL from the coding sequence ATGGAGATAGACGACATCAAGGGACGCAGCCTGCCGGGGACCGTGCTCCTGTCGATCCGCGCCAGGAACGCGCGCAAGGCGAAGGCGACGCCGCGCAAGCGAGTCAACGACACTGAAATTGTCGTCGCCTCCTACAACGTCCACAAATGCATCGGCACGGACCGCAGGTTCGACCCTGACAGGACGGCCCGCGTCATCCGCGAGATCAGCCCCGATGTGATCGCCCTGCAAGAAGCCGACAATCGCTTCGGCGACAGGGCCGGGCTGCTCGATCTCGCTCGCCTGGAACTGGAGACGGGACTCGTGCCGGTGCCGGTCTCGGGCAACGGCAAGGGGCATGGCTGGCGCGGCAATGTGCTCCTGTTCAAACGCGGCACCGTACGCGACGTCCACCAACTCAAGCTGCCGGGACTGGAGCCGCGCGGCGCGCTGGTCGCCGAGATCGATCTTGACGAGAAACGGTCGCTGCGCGTGATCGCCGCCCATCTCGGCCTTTTGCGCCGCTCGCGCTCCGAACAGGCCCGGGTCGTGCTCGACATCATGAGCAGCGCCGATGAAAGGCCGACGCTGCTGCTCGGCGACCTCAACGAATGGCGGCTCGGCAACCGCTCGGCGCTGAACACACTGCACACGACCTTCGGGCCGACGCCGCCGGCGGTGCCGACCTTCCCGTCGGGCCTGCCGGTGCTGGCGCTCGACCGCATCATGGGCAATCGGCACGGTTTGGTTTCAGGCGTCGAGGCGCATGACACGCCGCTGTCGCGCGTCGCCTCCGACCATCTGCCGCTGACGGCTTTCGTGCATCTGTAG
- a CDS encoding DMT family transporter → MQSNERVATEVLGEDGRRYLETIEKCRKIGQPYMIGFSPDHLWGLALVMCAATLWATVGVASRFVPHEIAMPDEVYGFVRTAIAGPAILLVARVTGGTRRVKASAGSFSGFLLFGISCATFQVCLFRSFTLLGVTITVFLTVCLPPVIAVFWSLRKLGEPISRQVVLPLAISIAGLVTFVSVDTASEQPLDLLLGLALSLLASAAFVVMTNAARSLSVAYSPNLVSGLGLIIASLVLAPVAMIVAPGGLTHFGAAMGDWRSISVLIYLGLGPTALAYVCYCAGMARCRSAVTGLVASMIEPAVAAGLAFLFLDETLTAWQALGCFMLLTAMVALWLDKQRT, encoded by the coding sequence ATGCAAAGCAATGAAAGAGTTGCCACCGAAGTCCTGGGCGAAGACGGCAGGCGATACCTGGAGACGATCGAAAAATGCCGGAAGATCGGCCAGCCCTACATGATCGGTTTCTCGCCTGATCACCTCTGGGGGCTGGCGCTGGTGATGTGCGCCGCCACACTCTGGGCGACCGTGGGTGTCGCAAGCAGGTTTGTCCCGCATGAAATCGCAATGCCGGACGAGGTCTACGGATTCGTCCGCACGGCTATTGCCGGGCCCGCCATACTCCTGGTGGCGCGGGTAACAGGCGGCACCCGCAGGGTTAAGGCCAGCGCGGGCAGCTTTTCGGGATTTCTCCTGTTCGGCATTTCCTGCGCCACCTTCCAGGTCTGCCTGTTCCGCAGCTTCACGCTGCTGGGAGTGACGATAACGGTCTTTCTGACGGTTTGCTTGCCACCGGTCATCGCCGTCTTCTGGTCACTGAGGAAGCTTGGCGAACCCATATCGCGGCAGGTCGTGCTTCCCCTTGCGATCTCGATCGCAGGCCTCGTCACTTTCGTAAGTGTCGATACGGCATCGGAACAACCGCTCGACCTTCTATTGGGCCTTGCTCTGTCGCTGCTGGCATCTGCGGCCTTCGTCGTGATGACCAATGCCGCTCGCTCGCTTTCCGTTGCCTATTCGCCGAACCTTGTTTCGGGCCTTGGCCTGATCATCGCATCGCTGGTTCTCGCACCCGTGGCCATGATAGTCGCTCCAGGCGGTCTCACGCATTTCGGCGCGGCCATGGGGGACTGGCGAAGCATCTCGGTTCTGATCTATCTCGGTTTAGGGCCGACAGCTCTCGCCTATGTCTGCTACTGCGCGGGCATGGCGCGGTGCCGCTCCGCGGTGACTGGACTCGTCGCATCGATGATCGAGCCTGCGGTTGCCGCCGGACTGGCATTCCTGTTCCTGGACGAAACTCTCACGGCTTGGCAGGCACTCGGGTGTTTCATGTTGCTGACGGCAATGGTGGCACTTTGGCTGGACAAGCAAAGAACCTGA
- a CDS encoding BTAD domain-containing putative transcriptional regulator has translation MQNAESRAASRILLFGGFQLEKEAGGTIWLTGKRGPAILAYLARCPGMAAPRERLADYLWTDSDSGHSRNSLRQTLSVLRRDLARHGLDIIYSHKDLIGLRPEAVRVDVDEFETGLSARSASELQAALTLYSGPFLDGFHVGTNVFDDWAASERERLQSRALQSLEKLARLVDAESGLAVADRMVSMEPTREESYRLKMELLLACGQRDKALRTFETCRSVLRKEFGVDVSAETRALWQSLLSSTEPSSNLQTANGAIAGQRSGRPSIVVADIVNLTGQRGDDFFAKGLVHDITTALSEVADYIVLSALEKNGEEPRAPAGVRARYTLKGSIQRSGHELRVNIQLVDAADGRNVWAQKFDDHSENALAFQDRIAQSVVLAVSLELQLTNWKVRDKSPPGPPEVRRLVNEALMKYFEMTRDSLLVSKDLAEKALLLAPDNVRAKRTLSIATTMGVAFGALPREQEHIDRAIELAEDSVRAVPDDEIARCILSFAYECDGRIDEAIVQCQHAISLNPSYPSSHGDIAMLFALRGQVGEAVRAANEAIRLGAHDVIDFWRHHGMVMALFAGGDDRRALEVARKVVRTKPGFLRGALFWAATAAATGNDEEASRAIHHCLSQLPHLNLGNVAPGFMPRYLRDGHHSRFLEMLSKAGLPAS, from the coding sequence ATGCAAAATGCGGAAAGCCGTGCTGCAAGTCGGATTTTGCTTTTCGGCGGTTTCCAGCTTGAAAAGGAGGCTGGCGGCACAATTTGGCTCACCGGTAAGCGCGGCCCCGCAATTCTTGCATATCTGGCTCGCTGTCCGGGCATGGCGGCGCCGCGCGAGCGGCTGGCCGATTATCTATGGACCGACAGCGACAGTGGACACTCGCGCAACAGCCTGCGGCAAACGCTCAGCGTCCTGCGCCGGGATCTGGCGCGACACGGCTTGGATATCATCTATTCCCACAAGGACCTGATCGGTCTGAGGCCGGAAGCGGTGCGGGTCGATGTCGACGAGTTTGAAACCGGCCTGTCGGCCCGTTCGGCCTCGGAACTCCAGGCTGCGTTGACTCTCTACAGTGGACCGTTTCTCGACGGCTTTCATGTCGGCACCAACGTTTTCGACGATTGGGCGGCGTCCGAACGCGAAAGGCTGCAGAGCCGCGCGCTTCAGTCGCTGGAAAAGCTCGCCCGTCTCGTGGACGCCGAAAGCGGCTTGGCTGTTGCTGATCGAATGGTGTCCATGGAGCCGACGCGGGAGGAATCCTATCGGCTGAAGATGGAACTGCTGCTTGCATGCGGTCAGCGCGACAAGGCGTTGCGGACCTTCGAGACTTGCAGAAGCGTCTTGAGGAAGGAGTTCGGTGTCGACGTCAGCGCGGAGACGCGAGCGCTCTGGCAATCGCTGCTTTCCTCCACCGAGCCATCATCAAACCTTCAGACGGCCAATGGAGCTATCGCCGGTCAGCGCTCGGGACGCCCATCCATCGTCGTGGCCGACATCGTCAATCTGACAGGACAGCGTGGTGACGACTTCTTCGCCAAGGGTCTCGTTCACGATATCACCACGGCGCTTTCAGAGGTGGCCGACTATATCGTGCTTTCGGCCCTCGAGAAAAACGGCGAGGAACCGAGGGCGCCGGCTGGCGTGCGGGCGCGCTATACGCTCAAGGGCAGCATCCAGAGGTCCGGACACGAGCTCAGGGTGAACATCCAGCTTGTCGACGCCGCTGATGGACGCAATGTCTGGGCGCAGAAATTCGACGACCACTCGGAGAACGCGCTCGCTTTCCAGGACAGGATCGCGCAGTCGGTCGTGCTGGCAGTCAGCCTTGAGCTTCAATTGACCAACTGGAAGGTTCGCGACAAGAGCCCGCCTGGTCCTCCAGAAGTGCGCCGGCTGGTGAACGAAGCCCTGATGAAATACTTCGAGATGACGCGGGACTCGCTCCTGGTCTCGAAGGATCTCGCCGAAAAGGCTCTTTTGCTGGCGCCCGACAACGTTCGCGCGAAACGGACGCTGTCCATCGCGACGACCATGGGTGTTGCGTTCGGTGCTCTGCCTCGCGAGCAGGAGCATATCGACCGTGCGATCGAGCTTGCCGAAGACTCGGTAAGAGCCGTACCCGATGACGAAATTGCCCGCTGCATCCTGTCATTCGCCTACGAATGCGATGGCCGGATCGACGAGGCGATCGTGCAATGCCAGCACGCAATCAGTCTCAACCCGAGCTATCCCAGCAGCCACGGCGATATTGCGATGCTCTTCGCCTTGCGCGGACAGGTCGGCGAGGCGGTCCGCGCGGCAAACGAGGCGATCCGCCTTGGAGCGCATGACGTCATCGACTTCTGGCGCCACCACGGCATGGTCATGGCGTTGTTCGCGGGCGGAGACGACCGGCGGGCGCTCGAGGTCGCCCGCAAGGTAGTCAGGACAAAGCCGGGATTCCTGCGCGGCGCGCTTTTTTGGGCGGCAACTGCCGCGGCGACGGGAAATGATGAAGAAGCGTCACGGGCCATCCACCACTGCCTGTCACAACTCCCGCATCTCAACCTCGGCAATGTCGCTCCCGGGTTCATGCCGCGCTATTTGAGGGACGGCCACCACTCGCGGTTTCTTGAAATGCTTTCGAAAGCCGGCCTCCCCGCTTCCTAA
- a CDS encoding DMT family transporter: MSKVTANLLLLFAAALWGFGNVAQKTVLDHLDALSAVGLRCLIGGLLVLPFVLTERRAPADSAHSSSVARVVVLFAISIMLQQLCYLGASVTNASFFVSTATVITPLAAWLLMGERPKAGLVAAAGSTVMGCLLLSGGITGFGAGDLTALLSAGCYALWTVELGRHMHTYARPFTAAAAQFLAAAAIALPLGAVQGNLSLSAASEAGPELVVLGVFSTAAAFGIQTAALRFTSASHAAVIVSAESVFGALGAAIFLGERSSAAGALGAAIILGSILSVAMSNRTSTASLRASPGRADAALAAGAWPVRRRSSSSMQVGRRQSADLSGDGPRRSQRPRPRCMENDLYRDGG, translated from the coding sequence ATGTCGAAGGTCACGGCCAATCTGCTGCTTCTGTTTGCGGCCGCGCTTTGGGGCTTCGGAAACGTGGCGCAAAAGACGGTGCTCGATCATCTCGACGCACTGAGCGCAGTCGGGCTGCGCTGCTTGATCGGCGGGCTGCTGGTGCTGCCCTTTGTCCTGACGGAAAGGCGAGCGCCGGCCGATTCCGCACATTCCTCCAGCGTGGCCCGGGTGGTCGTGCTGTTTGCCATCTCCATCATGCTGCAACAGCTCTGCTATCTCGGCGCCAGCGTCACCAATGCAAGCTTCTTCGTAAGCACGGCAACGGTGATCACGCCGCTGGCCGCCTGGCTGCTCATGGGTGAACGTCCGAAGGCAGGTCTCGTCGCCGCCGCCGGATCCACGGTGATGGGCTGCCTGCTGTTGTCGGGCGGGATTACCGGTTTCGGCGCCGGCGACCTCACCGCCCTCCTCTCGGCGGGCTGCTATGCGCTGTGGACGGTCGAGCTCGGGCGCCACATGCATACCTATGCGCGCCCCTTCACGGCCGCCGCGGCGCAGTTCCTTGCCGCCGCCGCGATAGCCCTGCCGCTCGGGGCGGTGCAAGGCAATCTGTCATTGTCGGCGGCTTCCGAGGCCGGTCCCGAACTGGTGGTGCTCGGGGTTTTCTCGACCGCGGCCGCCTTCGGCATCCAGACTGCCGCCCTGCGTTTCACTTCGGCCAGCCACGCCGCGGTGATCGTCAGCGCGGAAAGCGTGTTCGGCGCCCTGGGCGCGGCGATCTTCCTTGGCGAGCGCTCTTCTGCGGCAGGCGCGCTCGGCGCGGCGATCATCCTCGGATCGATCCTGTCGGTCGCGATGTCGAACCGAACGTCGACGGCGTCCCTGCGAGCCAGTCCGGGCAGAGCCGACGCGGCATTGGCAGCAGGCGCCTGGCCGGTCAGGCGACGCTCATCGTCGTCAATGCAGGTCGGAAGGAGACAATCCGCTGACCTTTCCGGCGACGGCCCACGCCGGTCCCAACGACCGAGACCGCGTTGCATGGAAAACGACCTGTATCGAGATGGAGGGTAA
- a CDS encoding DUF1194 domain-containing protein, translating into MVDGLHRTPGSDGKGARRALSLAMLATLPAAVLWGPAADATNIDPPSMQVDVAVVFAVDFSSSIDPKIADLQREGHAEALTSPEIIRAISQNYIGCIGVAYFEWSSPGRSRTVLPWTRICGLDDAKAAASVISNTGDTGHMRRGRGGTSVSTAIDVGGLLLDEFPGTAMKKVIDISSNGENNDGLPVQPSRENAIAKGYTINAIAIPADDEDPRQPLASYFAQSVIGGSQAFVMSPKQPHDYVTALRRKLVTEVSMNIDTYVPPMEAQALSAPIADPR; encoded by the coding sequence ATGGTGGACGGTCTTCACAGGACACCGGGCTCCGACGGCAAAGGGGCAAGGCGTGCGCTTTCATTGGCGATGCTGGCGACACTGCCAGCCGCGGTCCTTTGGGGACCTGCCGCAGACGCAACCAACATAGATCCGCCGTCGATGCAGGTTGACGTCGCCGTCGTCTTCGCGGTGGACTTCTCCTCTTCGATTGATCCGAAGATTGCCGACCTGCAGCGTGAGGGCCATGCCGAAGCGCTCACCTCGCCGGAAATCATCCGCGCCATCTCGCAGAACTATATCGGTTGCATCGGCGTGGCCTATTTCGAATGGTCGAGCCCCGGTCGCTCGCGCACCGTGCTGCCATGGACGCGCATCTGCGGACTGGACGATGCTAAGGCCGCCGCGTCGGTGATCAGCAATACAGGCGACACCGGCCATATGCGGCGAGGCAGGGGTGGAACTTCGGTTTCAACGGCAATCGATGTCGGAGGCCTTCTGCTCGACGAGTTCCCCGGGACCGCCATGAAGAAGGTGATCGACATCTCTTCCAATGGCGAGAACAATGACGGGCTGCCCGTCCAGCCGAGCCGGGAGAACGCGATCGCCAAGGGCTACACGATCAACGCGATCGCCATACCGGCGGATGACGAGGACCCCCGCCAGCCGCTGGCCTCCTACTTTGCCCAATCTGTCATCGGCGGTTCACAAGCCTTCGTGATGTCACCGAAGCAACCGCACGATTATGTCACGGCTCTTCGCCGCAAGCTGGTGACGGAAGTGAGCATGAACATCGACACGTATGTTCCGCCGATGGAGGCACAGGCTCTGTCCGCGCCAATAGCCGATCCTCGGTAG
- a CDS encoding glycoside hydrolase family 127 protein — protein MTASSPAATTDTARPKLAFRPLPVPQVDVRGFWGDRVDAVASKTAGILYDRCVEARMLEQIDPDRPSPGVVIPFHSPSPDEADGQGAEFTGSTVTTQMFWDSDWGKTIETAAYSLYRRRNPELEQKIDAVIDMYGKLQQEDGYLSSWYQRIQPGLRWTNLRDCHELYCAGHLIEGAVAYFQATGKRKLLDIMCRYADHIASMFGPEPGKKKGYCGHEEIELALVKLARATGEKKYMELAKYFIDQRGQQPHYFDEEARARGADPKAYHFKTYEYNQSHKPVREQDKVVGHAVRAMYLYSGMADIATEYGDDTLRVALDRLWDDLMTKSLYVTGGLGPSAHNEGFTSDYDLPNETAYAETCASVGLVFWASRMLGMGPNARYADMMERALYNGSISGLSLDGSLFFYENPLESRGGHHRWKWHRCPCCPPNIGRMVASIGSYFYGLADDALAVHLYGDSSARFEIAGRQVTLVQTSNYPWDGAVAIEVGPEAPVAFTLHLRVPVWCRKAALRVNGKLVDLEAATVDGYAAIRREWRQGDKVELDLEMSMARLFANPQVRQDIGRVALARGPLIYCVEETDNGGGLHRIALPREARLEAHKEPNLLGGVVTLSAIGSRAETESWGADLYRREPPATEATKLKAVPYFAWDNREPGEMLVWLREG, from the coding sequence ATGACCGCATCGAGTCCCGCCGCCACAACCGACACTGCCAGGCCGAAGCTCGCCTTCCGGCCGTTGCCCGTGCCGCAGGTCGATGTGCGCGGTTTTTGGGGCGACCGTGTCGACGCGGTGGCTAGCAAGACCGCCGGCATCCTCTATGACCGCTGCGTCGAGGCGCGCATGCTGGAGCAGATCGATCCGGACCGGCCGTCGCCAGGCGTCGTCATCCCGTTCCATTCGCCGTCGCCGGACGAGGCCGACGGGCAGGGCGCCGAGTTCACCGGCTCGACGGTGACGACGCAGATGTTCTGGGATTCCGACTGGGGCAAGACGATCGAGACCGCCGCTTATTCGCTCTACCGCCGCCGCAACCCGGAGCTGGAGCAGAAGATCGACGCCGTCATCGATATGTACGGCAAGCTGCAGCAGGAGGACGGCTACCTCTCCAGCTGGTACCAGCGCATCCAGCCAGGTCTGCGCTGGACCAATTTGCGCGATTGCCACGAGCTCTACTGCGCCGGCCATCTGATCGAGGGCGCCGTCGCCTACTTCCAGGCGACGGGAAAACGCAAGCTGCTCGACATCATGTGCCGCTATGCCGACCACATCGCTTCGATGTTCGGCCCCGAGCCCGGCAAGAAAAAGGGGTATTGCGGCCATGAGGAGATCGAGCTGGCGCTGGTGAAACTGGCGCGGGCGACCGGCGAGAAGAAATACATGGAGCTCGCCAAATATTTCATCGACCAGCGCGGGCAGCAGCCGCATTATTTCGACGAGGAGGCGCGCGCCCGCGGCGCCGATCCGAAGGCCTATCACTTCAAGACGTACGAGTATAACCAGTCGCACAAGCCGGTGCGCGAGCAGGACAAGGTCGTCGGCCACGCGGTGCGCGCGATGTATCTCTATTCCGGCATGGCCGATATCGCGACGGAATATGGCGACGACACGCTGCGCGTAGCGCTCGACCGGCTCTGGGACGATCTCATGACCAAGAGCCTCTATGTCACCGGCGGCCTTGGGCCGTCGGCGCACAATGAGGGCTTCACCAGCGACTATGACCTGCCCAACGAGACAGCCTATGCCGAGACCTGCGCCTCGGTCGGCCTGGTGTTCTGGGCAAGCCGCATGCTCGGCATGGGGCCGAACGCGCGTTACGCCGACATGATGGAACGGGCCTTGTACAACGGCTCGATCTCCGGCCTGTCGCTCGACGGCTCGCTGTTCTTCTACGAGAATCCGCTGGAGAGCAGGGGTGGCCATCACCGCTGGAAATGGCACCGCTGCCCCTGCTGCCCGCCCAATATCGGCCGCATGGTGGCCTCGATCGGCAGCTATTTCTACGGCCTCGCCGACGACGCGCTGGCCGTCCATCTCTATGGCGACTCGAGCGCTCGTTTCGAGATCGCCGGCCGCCAGGTTACCCTGGTCCAGACCAGCAACTATCCCTGGGACGGCGCCGTCGCGATCGAGGTCGGACCTGAGGCGCCGGTTGCGTTCACGCTTCACCTGCGCGTGCCGGTGTGGTGCCGCAAGGCCGCGCTTCGGGTAAACGGCAAGCTGGTCGATCTCGAAGCGGCGACGGTCGACGGTTACGCCGCGATCCGCCGCGAATGGCGCCAGGGCGACAAGGTCGAGCTCGACCTTGAAATGTCGATGGCGCGCCTCTTCGCCAACCCGCAGGTGCGGCAGGACATCGGTCGTGTCGCGCTGGCGCGGGGCCCGCTGATCTATTGCGTCGAGGAGACCGACAATGGCGGTGGGCTGCACCGCATCGCCCTGCCGCGCGAGGCAAGGCTCGAGGCTCACAAGGAGCCAAACCTGCTCGGCGGCGTCGTCACGCTTTCGGCGATCGGCAGCAGGGCCGAGACGGAGAGCTGGGGCGCCGATCTCTATCGCCGCGAGCCGCCGGCGACTGAGGCGACGAAGCTCAAGGCGGTTCCCTATTTCGCCTGGGACAATCGTGAGCCCGGCGAGATGCTGGTCTGGCTGAGGGAAGGGTAG
- a CDS encoding carbohydrate ABC transporter permease, with the protein MAEAMSQNRKAAFSLARHSTGIIASVLFLAPIVWTVLSTFKPAQEARQPPLPPWPTTGFSVENYETLNAFGDGLWVSAQNSIYVSVMTVLLSVLVSVLAGYGFSRFRFPFRDFFFVLILSTIMIPFQSILTPIFLVLTRLGLHNTLTGLVCVYVTLQLPFSIFMMRNAFDAVPREIEEAARMDGANNVTMLVKVMLPLVWPGVVTIALFAFLGAWNEFLAALVLMTDQSKFTLPVMMTALQSGRFGAIDWGAVQAGVTVMMVPCLILFLALQRFYIRGLMAGAVK; encoded by the coding sequence ATGGCCGAGGCGATGTCGCAGAACCGCAAGGCCGCCTTCAGCCTCGCCAGGCATTCCACCGGCATCATCGCCTCGGTGCTGTTCCTGGCGCCGATCGTCTGGACGGTGCTCTCCACCTTCAAGCCGGCGCAGGAGGCGCGCCAGCCGCCGCTGCCGCCCTGGCCGACCACCGGCTTCTCGGTCGAGAATTACGAGACGCTGAACGCCTTCGGCGACGGGTTGTGGGTCTCGGCGCAGAACAGCATCTATGTCTCGGTGATGACGGTGCTGCTGTCGGTGCTGGTCAGCGTACTCGCCGGCTACGGCTTCTCGCGCTTCCGCTTTCCGTTCCGGGATTTCTTCTTCGTGCTCATCCTGTCGACGATCATGATCCCGTTCCAGTCGATCCTGACGCCGATCTTCCTGGTGCTGACCAGGCTCGGCCTGCACAATACTCTGACCGGGCTGGTCTGCGTCTATGTCACGCTGCAGCTGCCCTTCTCGATCTTCATGATGCGCAACGCTTTCGACGCCGTGCCGCGCGAGATCGAGGAGGCGGCGCGCATGGATGGCGCCAACAACGTCACCATGCTCGTCAAGGTGATGCTGCCTTTGGTCTGGCCGGGCGTTGTCACCATCGCGCTGTTCGCCTTCCTCGGCGCCTGGAACGAGTTTCTGGCCGCGCTCGTGCTGATGACCGACCAGTCCAAATTCACCTTGCCGGTGATGATGACGGCGCTCCAGTCCGGCCGCTTCGGCGCCATCGACTGGGGCGCGGTGCAGGCGGGCGTCACGGTGATGATGGTGCCCTGCCTGATCCTCTTCCTGGCGCTGCAGCGCTTCTACATCCGCGGCCTCATGGCCGGGGCCGTCAAGTAA
- a CDS encoding sugar ABC transporter permease — protein MTAITATSAPARSRTSASLRQWVGLLYVLPAVAFVTVFFVIPLGMTAWMSLNNWPLMGEHSFVGLDNYVAIVRDTRFWNALKFTFYYTAIVTIAIFAVAFPLAIFIEKPRPLTNLYRTAFFMPAVVGFASASLLWSWLLNVDSGLFSPAAYDLGLTEKKVNLLATFQPAFWSIIAMVVWKVAGFTMIILMTGLQSIPQDLQEAAVIDGAGPFARFRAITLPLMRRTLALALILSVAGSILAFDQFYIILRGGPRNQTLTAVYWIFNQSFVSFKLGYGAALSMVLLAILVALSLIQLWLLRKPEGLD, from the coding sequence ATGACTGCCATCACCGCCACATCCGCTCCCGCCCGCTCGCGCACCAGCGCCAGCCTGCGGCAATGGGTTGGCCTTCTCTACGTCCTTCCGGCCGTCGCTTTCGTCACCGTCTTCTTCGTCATCCCGCTCGGCATGACGGCGTGGATGTCGCTGAACAACTGGCCGCTGATGGGCGAGCATTCCTTCGTCGGCCTCGACAATTATGTCGCGATCGTGCGCGACACGCGGTTCTGGAACGCGCTGAAATTCACCTTCTATTACACGGCGATCGTCACCATCGCGATCTTCGCCGTCGCCTTCCCGCTGGCGATCTTCATCGAAAAGCCCCGCCCGCTCACCAATCTCTACCGCACCGCCTTCTTCATGCCGGCGGTGGTCGGCTTCGCTTCGGCGAGCCTGCTCTGGTCCTGGCTGCTCAACGTCGATTCCGGCCTGTTCAGCCCGGCCGCTTACGACCTCGGCCTGACCGAAAAGAAGGTCAATCTTCTCGCCACCTTCCAGCCGGCCTTCTGGTCGATCATCGCCATGGTGGTGTGGAAGGTCGCCGGCTTCACCATGATCATCCTGATGACCGGCCTACAGTCGATCCCGCAGGACCTGCAGGAGGCTGCCGTCATCGACGGGGCAGGGCCGTTCGCCAGGTTCCGGGCGATCACGCTGCCCTTGATGCGCCGCACGCTGGCGCTGGCGCTGATCCTGTCGGTCGCGGGCTCGATCCTCGCCTTCGACCAGTTCTACATCATTCTGCGCGGCGGCCCGCGCAACCAGACGCTGACGGCGGTCTACTGGATCTTCAACCAGTCCTTCGTCTCGTTCAAGCTCGGCTATGGCGCGGCACTCTCCATGGTGCTCCTGGCCATCCTGGTGGCGCTCAGCCTCATCCAGCTCTGGCTGCTGCGCAAGCCCGAGGGGCTCGACTGA
- a CDS encoding sugar ABC transporter substrate-binding protein produces MKTMLAKLMLAAAVIGGGLQAASAETANIWVRADGSNFMPRIVDAFNKAHKDQIKLDIIPNAEIIPKYGAAAAGGTAPDALSLDLIYTPSFAAAGQLEDITDWAKSLPYFSSLSPAHVKTGTYKDRIYGLPFSADASVLIWNKKLFKQAGLDPEKGPTNWAEIAADAEKVNALGGDIKGFYFSGNCGGCNIFTFTPLIWASGGDILSEDGSKATLDSPQLRGAIDLYRSMIKKGLVPEGAQTDTGANFFAAFAGGKIGISPSGAFAIGALNTQYPDIDYGITFLPGKDGGWSSFAGGDNFVVTKGTKKIAVVKEFLDFAYSLEGQTILAKYGSLPVRNDIAKDALKDLDPRYQVAAEAMAKGRTPYSVVFNDLINSANGPWTQMVNEVFFGDDVDGAIANAQDTMQSIIDQAPNK; encoded by the coding sequence GTGAAGACCATGCTTGCCAAGCTGATGCTTGCCGCTGCCGTCATCGGCGGCGGCCTGCAGGCGGCGTCCGCCGAGACCGCCAACATCTGGGTGCGCGCCGACGGCTCGAACTTCATGCCGCGCATCGTCGACGCCTTCAACAAGGCGCACAAGGACCAGATCAAGCTCGACATCATTCCCAATGCCGAGATCATCCCGAAATATGGCGCGGCGGCCGCCGGGGGCACGGCGCCCGACGCGCTGTCGCTCGACCTGATCTACACGCCGTCCTTCGCCGCCGCCGGCCAGCTGGAGGACATCACCGACTGGGCGAAATCCTTGCCCTATTTTTCGAGCCTCTCGCCGGCGCATGTGAAGACCGGCACCTATAAGGACCGCATCTACGGCCTGCCGTTCTCGGCCGACGCCTCGGTGCTGATCTGGAACAAGAAGCTGTTCAAGCAGGCGGGGCTGGACCCGGAGAAGGGGCCGACGAACTGGGCCGAGATCGCGGCCGACGCCGAAAAGGTCAACGCGCTCGGCGGCGACATCAAGGGGTTCTACTTCTCCGGCAATTGCGGCGGCTGCAACATCTTCACCTTCACGCCGCTGATCTGGGCCTCGGGCGGCGACATCCTCTCCGAGGACGGCTCGAAGGCGACGCTCGACAGCCCGCAACTGCGCGGCGCCATCGACCTCTACCGCTCGATGATCAAGAAGGGGCTGGTGCCGGAGGGCGCGCAGACCGACACCGGCGCCAATTTCTTCGCCGCCTTCGCCGGCGGCAAGATCGGCATCTCGCCATCCGGCGCCTTCGCCATCGGCGCGCTCAACACGCAATATCCCGATATCGACTACGGCATCACCTTCCTGCCGGGCAAGGATGGCGGCTGGTCCTCCTTCGCCGGCGGCGACAATTTCGTCGTCACCAAGGGCACCAAGAAGATCGCCGTGGTGAAGGAGTTCCTGGACTTCGCCTATTCGCTGGAGGGCCAGACCATCCTCGCCAAATATGGCAGCCTGCCGGTGCGCAACGACATCGCCAAGGACGCGCTGAAGGACCTCGACCCGCGCTACCAGGTGGCGGCCGAGGCGATGGCCAAGGGCAGGACGCCCTATTCGGTGGTGTTCAACGATTTGATCAACTCCGCCAACGGTCCTTGGACTCAGATGGTCAACGAGGTGTTCTTCGGCGACGATGTCGACGGCGCCATCGCCAACGCGCAGGACACCATGCAGTCGATCATCGACCAGGCGCCGAACAAGTAG